The sequence GGCTCATGAGCGAGTATCAATATATCGCTGTAATAACCGACGTAAACTTTCGGCTTTAGTGCCATAAACGACTTGTATTCCGTTGCCAACCACCACAACTCCCTTCGCACCAAGCTGCTCTAACCTGAGTTTATCGACTAATTCCGGTTTTTTTACACTGATCCTGAGCCGAGTCAGACATGCATTCAAGTCTAAGATGTTATCGGCACCACCTAGCGCATTAATTATGGTTCTAAGGCTGGCTTTAGGTTGCTCCTCTTCTTCCATTCGTCCAGGGGTCTTAAGGTTGAAAAGTAAAATAGAGCCCCGAAAAACTAAGTAATAAATTAATGCTGTTATGGGACCTAAAATCAGAAACCATTCACTATTTTTTGCATTGTTAAATAAGAGGGTAAAATCCACTAACCCATGTGAAAATACTAGACTGTGATGAATATCCAACGAGATGCAGACAGCATATGCCAGCCCGGTCATTAGCGCATGCAATAAAAACAGTATGGGAGCGACAAACATAAAAGCAAACTCTATGGGTTCTGTCACCCCTGTTAACCAGCTGGCAGAAGCGGCTGAGATCATTATGCCTGCAACCCTATTTCTCTGCTCCTTGTCGGCACATCGCCAAATAGCAATTGCAGCGGCAGGAAGCCCCCACATCTTAATCAGATAGCCTCCGGCTAAATTACCGGCTAGAGGATCGCCAGCAAGGTATCTGGCAACCTCCCCTCTGATCACCTCACCCTCTTTCACAAACTGTCCCATTTCCAAATAAAAAGGAGCATTCCATATATGATGGAGACCCAATGGGATGAGTAAACGCTCCACTGTTCCATAAAGCGCAAATGCTTGGGCAGGCTTTTGATAAACTACCCAATCAGAAAAACGCTCTATTTGCAGTGATAAACTAGGCCAGATATGAATGAGCAGATAGGAGAGTGCAATACACAAAGGGATCATCAATAGGGGGGCGCTTCGCCTTCCCTCAAAGAAAGAAAATACAGCAGGAAGGCGCACTTTTTCACTTTGCTTAACTGCCAGACAAGTTACAGCCCCAACTAACATGCCACCAGCAATACCAGTGTCTATGGTGTTAACTCCCCATAACATCCGAGTCGATATGCCATAGACTTCAGCTAGGGCTGCCATGCTTGAAAGGTAAACCCCAAAGCCAAAAACTGCAGTAAATGCGGCTATACCTTGATCTTTACAAAACCCGATGGATACAGCGACTGCAAATAACATGGGCATCATTGAAAAGATGAGTTTACCCACAGTCAGCATGACCAAAGAGATTGCATCTGGTATAAATGGCAAAGGATTCGATGCCAGACCTATCATGACGCCCGCTGCGGGTAAAATTGCAATCGGAATTAACAGCGCCTGACTCAGCCTCTGCGCAAATTTAAACCAATGTTGACTAATATATCTTAGGCAACGATTTCCGTATCGATTAATGCGTTCCAACTTTGCAGCCATGCTTTTGCTTCTACCTCTGGTTCCATTGTTTCACATGCATCGATTTTTAGCACTTCACCAATACGCTTAGCACTGCATTCTGTAAGCAGCTCATCAAACTTGACCCCTGCACCACAAAAAGTCTCATAACTAGAATCGCCTAGTGCTATCACCCCGTATTTTAATTCAGGCATGTATGGCGCTGTTGCTTTTAAATTTTCAAACCATGGCTGTATATCTTCAGGCACATCACCTTGACCCGTAGTGGAACAGATCACCAATAACAGTTCATCTTGTGGAGGGACAAAACCATCTAGTTGATCATGCATCAACAGCGACACTTCCCTACTCTCTTCCTTTAGCACTCCTAATAAGGTCTCTGCAACAAACTGTGCATTACCGTAGACAGTCCCAAAAACTAAATTCACTTTTTTCATGTTTCAGATCGCCCTGCATTAAAATTAGTTTTATACTTCAAACATACTTTATTGATAGCTTCATGCCAACTTATTCGGCTGAAACTTCAAGGGCCTTAAGATGCGCCACTTCAGTAGACTCAAGCACATAAAGCATATTCACCGCTCTGCCCATATAAGACGCATGCGCTTTTTTACATCACAACATACTGCAAACAACATTCTTTTTGGCCTCCCAGAGCAAATTCAAGACAATGACCCCCCAGCATCGGAAGACTCAGAGGAGCTTGTAATCCCTGTGGATAAGACAGCCTAAACTATCAGGTATGAACTGTCTGATGCCAAGTACTCATCCTCCCAACCTAAACCCTTGAATAGATCGAGCCATTGTTGCTCCAACTCAGCTTCAATAACAATACGCTCTCCCGTTCTAGGATGATTGAATGTAAGCTGCTTAGCAATGAGCCAAAGCCTGTTTACCGAGAAGTGCTCCCTAAAAAACTTATTCTGCTTACCATCTCCATGGGTGGTATCACCAAGGATCGGGTGCCTAAGGTGTGCCATATGACGTCTTAGTTGGTGTTTTCTCCCCGTATAAGGACTTAATTTCACCAGAGCATAACGACTGGAAGCATAACGACCGGAAGCAAATGGGATCTCGGTATTTAACAATGGCTGATAACTGGTCACGGCATCTTGAGCAGCCTTATCAGGATCCACATCCTTATCACCCAAATCATCAAGCTCTACTTTCAATGGATAATCTAGAGTAGCCGCTTCATGCATATTGCCACGAACTATGGCGAGATAATGCTTTTCAACGGTTTTTTCAGCAAACTGCTCACATAATGCTTTTGCCATTTCACTACTCTTAGTAAAAAGTAACACCCCAGAAGTCGGTCTATCGAGTCGGTGAACAGGAAAAACATGGCAACCGACTTTATCTCGAGTTAATTGCATCGCAAAAAATCGTTCCCTACGAGCTAAGTAGGACCTATGCACGAGTAACCCGGCAGGTTTATGAATCGCAACGATATCGTCATCTTCAAACAAGATTTCAATTTCGGGCGCTACTTCTTCAATCGTCTCTTCGCCAACGATGTTTTCTTCCGCTTGTTTCGACTGAGTCATGTCACTCACTTGTGTATGTGCTTTATCTTGGTTCACTAAGGCATTTATCCAAATCATCAAAAATTTTAATTAATGTGTGCCGCGCTTGTATATCACTCCACACATGATGTGCCATAGGCGCGATTGCAATATTACTGGGGAGTTCCTGCCTATTAGCGATCAAAACATGCATTTTGGGAATAAAAATAAACTGCACCCAGCTTTCAAATGGCATTGCCTCACAACTAAAAGGTGATGTGTCGGCCATCGCTTCTTCTGAGGGAGTATCCTGGCGCCACAAAGAACGGCGTTTTAATTCTTCTTCTAACTCTTGTAGCTTCTGGGTCGTTTTTATATACAACACGTAATAACCTTGCTTTGCGCCTAAGTAAACCTTAGACAGATTAATAGCTGCTTATCTTGCTTAAGGCCAGTATATTTAGCCGACAATAATACCATCTCAACTCACTTCACCCTATACTAGTCGCCATTACATTACGGATCTCAGTGTTATGGCAGAAAAATGACAGAAATCACCACCCTTAGCCAGTTTTTATCGACAGCAAATACCCAGTTTCAAGTCTATGATATGGGCAGAAGAGTGCAAAATATTGATATAATGGCGTTTCACCAATTCGAGAATCTAACATCGCCTTATCCATATCCAATTCAAGGACATGCTCAGTTCGCTATCGTATTTTGGGATGTGAGCCAACAGCATTATATCTGGTTTCTAAAACTCGCATTAGATGAACGCGGCCTACTGTCACCCGCCCCCAGAACCCAATTCATCAAGATGATCATAGAAGCCTTAGGCCGAGATCCAGCTAAAGAGTTATCAGAAGCAGAGCAACAAAAGCTCGCTAACCATCCTTTCGCTTTTAAACCGTCGGCAGAAAAACTGGCACAGTTTAATGCGCTAGTTAGGAAGCAGCTTAACGGTAAAGCCTCTCCTCAATATGAGTATGCGTACCAATACCTCTCAGGACAAGTCTCAGCCGAAAAGTGGCAACAAGTCGGTCTTCAGGGAATTGCCGATATCTGTGTTAGAGCCAACGAACTCGATCATCTCCAGCAGCTAATCAATAGCTTTGACTACAGTGCTATTGAAGTTCAGATAGCCCTGTGCCAATGTTTAGAGCATCTCACTCTTGAAAGTAGCCTTGCCGACAAAGTGTTTGAACAACTACTGAGTACCGATAAACAAAATAAACTCTATTTTTTACGTGCACTGGCATCGAATGATGAATTATCGCAACAAGCGATTTCATATCTTCAGCAACAAGGATTACTCAATGCCGAAGCTTTGATCACTATTGCGGCAAGAAATTGGACTGCGCTTAAGCATGAACAAACCAGAACTATTTTCTTAGAAGCCCTGGCAAAACAAGAACAACAATTCTTCAATCAAGTATTTGCAGACATTGTAGCAATCCCCTCTTTGCGACCACAGATCCTCGCAGAGCTACGTAATCCAAATCGAAGCCCACAATTAGCATCTGCTATTGGTGGGTTATTTAAGGTCATAAAATCATGATGACAGATTTTTTACTTATCGTTGCACTCGTGGTTGTTGCAGCATTTTTTTGGCAATTAAGACAGATGGCAGAAATTAGTCGCATTTTTGCCCAGAGAGAATGCCAGAAGCAAAAGATACAACTGCTTGCCATTGCTATGGAATCTGCTAAGCCAAGCATAGGCGGCAGTAGTGGACTCACATGGAAGGCAAAATACCTGCTTGAATTTAGTACCGATGGAATTAATCAGTATCAAGCTGAAATATGGATGCACGGAAAAAAAGTTCAGAGGGTTAAATGGCCAATTTTTCCTGAACCAGAATGGCTCGATACACCAGAATCACGCGGCTCAGTCGGTGGTAGCTGTGGCTCTAAAGGCAGCTGTAATACAGGAAAATGCAAATAAGGCTGTAAGGCTGTAAGGCTGTAAGGCTGTAAGGCTGTAAGGCTGTAAGGCTGTAAGGCTGTAAGGCTGTAAGGCAAACATAAAAAAAGAATCTGTGGAAAAGAAAAAGCGCAGCTTCTAGAAGCCGCGCTTTTTGTCTCTTTTGTTAAGCAATCCTGCTATTTATTGTGCTCCCTGCACCATCCATGCGTTCAATATGCTCCCTGCATCATCCCTGTAACTTCCTGTTAGTTCCCTGTAGCAGTGAATATAAATATTAACTGCTACTTCTCCATTTACTCGATAATCCATTAATCGAGCTTACTCAATCCTTGAGCGTGTCCCTTAAAGCCATCCTTGTATATCCGTATAAAGTTCCATTTACTCGATAATCCATTAACCGAGCTTACTCATTCCATGAGCGTGTTCCATTAAAGCCATCCTTGTAAATCCGTTTTGATATATCCCTAGCTTGATAATCCATTTACCAAGCTAACTCATTCCATGAGCGTGTTCCTTTAAAGCCATCCTTGCTGATTCCGTTCAGTACTTTCCATGTATACAACCTTCCAGATTGCAAACTTTCCATCCTGGATAATTTTGCTTCCTTTTAGCATAACGCTCAATCCTAGAGCGGCTCATCCTTGATTGAATCCTTTCTGTGACACTCCCTCTACCACTGCTGATCATCCTGATCACTGTATCCATTCACTTCATACATTTCCTTGTACGAGTTAAATTCTAGATGATCTTGATAATAATAATGCTTAAATACTAAACACTAACATCAGCGCTAACTTGTAGCTACAACACCGATAAAAACAAGTCATTGTTTTTCAAGGTTATATTGTTAATTTTGTGGCGTAACTATGACAAAACAATTCTCTTGGCTTACATTCATGTAAGAGATCTCTTACGCAAGCTAAAGCAAATAAAGATGAAGAGCCACTCAGATTCATCAATTCTGTGCGTATTGCTGTAGAAATACTTGATAGAATAATGCAGGAGCAATTATCAAGGTCGAAGCAGAATTGCACAAGAATATGGATATAGGACCTAGAGTAACGCAGGATAAATTACCGAGAAGCTGGATATAGACCTTGCTTACAGCGCTTTTACTCCCGCTGAAAGATCACATATTTAATAGGGTTGGTATTAAAGATTGGTACATGAAAATGCCGCGCAAAAGAAAGGGCACACCATTAGGCGTGCCCGATACTCATACTCTTTAGCTATCCTGCTAACCTACATGCTCCCTGCATCATCCTTAATTACTTAGCTTGCTTCCTTTCTCTTCCCTGGGTCCATTTATCTGGTGATCCTTATACCAAATCATACTCAATCCTTGAGCGTGTCCTTCTCTCGTTCCTTGAGCCATCTTTTAATCTATCCATGAAATTCACATTCAATATTAGACTCATTATTCACTTTGAAGTGTGAGCTGCATATCAGCTATTCTGTCCATTTAAATGCTCATTAAATCCCTTTAAAAGCGTTCTAACAACAGATTCGATTTCATCCTAAAATCTTTTAACTCGCTGTCATCAACTTAATAACAATGATAATAGCGATAACAGTTATATACTTCAGCTATAAGAAAAACGGTAAGACCTCAGTCACAAGAATATTAAGGGAAACAAATTAACACATTGAATTTAAACAACTAATATTATTCACCATATAAAACAGTGAGTTTTATACCACTTTATCCCACGCAGCTGTAAGAGATATCTCACAGAGGCTCAGGACTATGTTTACTTCACATATTTCTCAGATTTGTGAGTAGAAATGAAAGATTAGCTGAAGAATAAAATAACTTAATTCAGTAATATTAGTATTAGCGGGCTATCCTTGGATTTTGCAGGTTTATCTTTTAAAGACTTGTAAAACTCCTTGGACTAACATCACCCAATCCGCCATAAAACTATACAATGGATATTGAAAAGTTGCCGGGCGGTTTTTCTCAAACATGAAATGGCCCACCCAAGCGCAGCCATAGCCCACTATAGGTAGCAGGATAAGCAGTTGATAATTACCGCTAAAAATACTTACAAAGAAGATAAGCAGTACCAAAATACTACCTAAATAATGCAAATTTCGACAAATTGGATCTTTATGCTGAGAAAGATAGAAAGGATAAAACTCTTTAAACGATTGGTACCGTATAGGCTCTCCCTTATTCATCATTCCTCCTCAAAATATTTTCAATATTAGGATTACTCATTGTCTTGTCCTCGGTAAAACAGTAATTCCCCCTCAACTTTACCGATGAAGAGAGTCTCTAGGACAGTAAAACCATACTGGCTGAACAGTTGAGCATGCTTATGCTCGCTGGCAAAAACACCAACACCATCCATTTCAGGTTGCTCATCACACCAGCTCAATACCGCTTGCACCAACTTGCTACCTAAGCCTTTTTTCTGTTCAATGGGCGAAACAGCGATAAATTGTAAAATGCCACAATTCGGACTCGGCAGGTGCTCTAACAAACAGGATTCTTTCTTGATCAAAGCTTGTGTGGATTGCCAGCCAGTACTGATAAGCATCTTTAAACGCCAATGCCAATACCGTGACTCCCCCAGAGGTAGTTGCTGAGACACAATACATGCAACCCCAAGCATTCTCTCTCCCTCGAATAACCCTATTAACGTCTGTTCTTGTTGCCACAATTCATTTAACTCTTCTCTAATAGCTCCCCTAAGCTTTTGCTCATACATGGAAAGATCACCAGAGTGAAATGATTCAATGAAAAAAGGGTCATCGTGGTATGCATTGTAAAGTATCGAAGCTGCCACACGAAGATCTTCGGCCGTCAGGTATACCGCTCGATAGGATTCTAATATTTGATTATCTGTTGCCATCGGTTTAAGTTATCCCTTGATCTAAATCAATTAACAACCAATGTAGCAAGCAAGTTAAAGCGTGTAAATATTAATCACAAATAGCTTTTTATCCGTCAAATTAATGAAGTTTGATCCATACTAATACTTAAGCCACTAATGTTATTCAGATAAGCAATAGGAAGCCAATAAATGGACACAACACCTCAAGATCTAAGTCATCTTTTTGATCAGTTAGGATTAGATAATAGCGAGCAGAGCATTGCCACATTTATCGCGAACCATACAGTACCGGCACACGTTCTACTCTGTCAGGCTGATTTCTGGAATGATTCTCAGAAGAGTTTCTTAAAGGAAGCAATTGAAGAGGACGCCCAATGGTCAGAGTTAATCGATCACTTAGACGCCCAGCTTAGATAATTAAATTTGAAAACTAGATATTTTTGTAGGCCATATTTCCCCAACCTACTACTGCATTATTACTGATAACCACAGGAGTACATTCATCTTTTGTGGTTTTACCATCCCCCTTGGTACGCTGTGTCCGATAAAAAAGCACATGGACCTCTTTGTCTGTTTGAATATAGGCTTCATTAAAGTCGGCAGTTCCCATCAAGACGGTGACTTGCTCTCGACTCATACCTAGGCTCAACCTTGCCAAGTTTCCACGATTTATATCCTGAGTCTCTTCCCATCCCTCTTGACCATTCCACCCAGTTTCTCCATCACCGATATTGAGTACGCAGCCAGATAAGCTTAAACTAGCAATCCCAATAAATGCCAAACCAATTAAATTTGTTTTCACTATGACTTCCTATTTCTTTATTATGGTTAACTCTGAGAAAAGCAAAGAATAGGCCAATATCGTATCCAATTGTTTAACAAGGATTTAACGAATGTTATTCACGTCACATTGGTCACATTTACTAAACAAGTGAGAAGAATAACTAACTATGAGTCCAATAGAACACGTACTCTCAGCCGCAAAGTCAGTCGCCATGACAGGTAAAATTCCTAGCCTTGCACTGATCAAAACAAAACTCGGCAGCAGTATCCCTATGCCCATACTGATCCAAGGGCTACAGCAATTTAAGGCGATGGACACGAGCGCAGTAGAGAAAATTACAAACCTAAATGAATTGCACACTGCATCCGTTGATAAAGATGAAAAATCAGAATTTGATCAGTTGAAAACAGAGTTTGCTCAATTAAAGCAAGCCTACCAAAACCTTAATTCGCGATTAGAAAAGCTTGAAAACGATAGAATAAAGGCGAATCAATAATGCATGTTGTTGAATTAAGGTTCGAGTGTTTTGACAACACCACCATAACAGCAGCCGAAAAAGCGATTAATGGTTTACTCGAAGCCTATAGAGCTAATGGTCAAATTTTAGGTCGAGAATTCGCCGTTGCATTCAAGGATGGAGAGTTCAATTCTAGGCTATTGATGCCAGAGAAAAGCAGTTTAGCTAAACGTTTTAGTAGCCCCTGGGTTGAGCGTGCACTCTCAGAGCTAACGGATGCTAAATTGCTCGCCCCAAGAGAAAAATACATAGGCCAAGACATCAACTCAGAAGTCAGCAGCTCTGAAACACCCAGCTGGCAGCTCGTTTATACCAGCTATGTGCACATGTGCTCGCCGGTACGAAATGGTGATACCCTGCAGCCCATTCCACTCTACCAACTGCCGGCAACTTTCAATGGCGATCATAAACGCATCATTCGCTGGCAAATTGAGTGGCAAGCCTGTGACGAACTGCAGATGGCTGCAGCAACCAAGGCTGAATTTGCGGCTTTAGAGGAGCTAACTTCTACTTCAAGTGATCTCTTTCGCCGAGGCTGGGATTTGAGAGGTCGCATTGAACACTTAACGCAAATTCCAACCTATTATTACCTCTACCGGGTCGGTGGAGGTAATTTAGCAAGCGAGAAAGCCCGCCCTTGTCCCCGTTGCGGTAATAAAAATTGGCTACTCGATGAGCCTTTATTAGACATGTTTCACTTTCGCTGTGACAGCTGTCGAATCGTGTCAAACATCTCTTGGGATCATCTTTAAAAGAAGGTATGAGTTCCTAGGAACCTAGGAACTCGCGCATAATACCTTGTTACTTTCCGCGCAGGTTGCGCCACATTAATTTAATTCGATTCAAAATTCCCGGATGGTCCAACTCAGTCATAGATTCTTCGATATGAAGTTCAGGAGGCGCCACTCGCGGGGTTAGCTGGGCAATAAATTCATTTAAACTGTTAGTTAATTTTTCAGATGGCGCTTCACCAGGGATCTCAATCCAGATGCTGCCATCGCTGTTATCCACTGTTAGCATCTTATCTCCATCACCCAACACACCGATAAACCAAGTGGGTGCTTGTTTTAATTTCTTCTTCATCATCAAATGACCGATAATATTTTGCTGTAGATATTCAAAATCCGTTTGATTCCATACCTGTAACAGCTCCCCTTCTCCCCACTCGCAATTAAACAACAGAGGGGCAGAGAAATATTCGCCAAAGAATACATCGATTTCAGTGCCGAGCTCAATGTCTAACGCAGTCTCGACATTAGTAAAAGAGCCAGGCTTCTCCCTTTTTACCGGCTTCCAACATACGGTTAACTCTTCATTCGACTCATCGTAATTATTGGTATCGAACTCACCTTCAATACAAAGTGATTCTTCACCTCTAGGATAGTAACGTGGAGATTCACCTAGCTTTTCAAGATAGGTCAGTTGATAAATTTTCAAGAAATTATCTAAAGCAGGTAAAGAAGACACTTAGCAGAAGCCCAAATTTTGAGTATAATATGCGCCTATTTTGACATGGAATTTCTATTGATGACACAAGTTCATGATCCTTATACGGATGCAGAGGCACTCAGTGGCTTAACACTTGGTAAAGCAACGGGCTATCAGTCCGAGTATGAGGCCTCTTTGCTGCAAGGGGTTCCGCGTAAACTTAATCGTGATGCAATCGAACTCAATGAAAGTTTGCCTTTTCATGGTACAGATATCTGGACGGGTTACGAACTTTCCTGGCTCAATGCTAAGGGCAAGCCTGTCGTTGCCATAGCCGAGTTTCAACTCAGCTTTGACAGCGAAAACTTGATTGAATCAAAGTCATTTAAACTGTATCTCAATAGCTTCAATCAAACTAAATTCGACAATCTAGAACAAGTACAAGCCACCTTGACTCAAGACTTGTCAAACTGTGCCGTAGGTAATGTCAGCGTTAAGGTATTTGAACCGAAACAGTTCGCGAGCCAACGCATAGTTGAACTTCCGGGTACTTGCATTGACGATCTCGATATAGAAGTTGATGACTACAAGTTTAACCCTCAATACCTTGAGAACAGTACAGATGAGAAAGCGGTCGTTGCCGAAACGCTTAACTCTAACCTGCTTAAATCGAACTGTTTGATCACTTCTCAGCCAGACTGGGGTAGCGTGATGATCCGTTATCAGGGGCCAAAAATCGATAGAGAAAAGCTGCTTAGGTATCTCATCTCATTTCGCCAACATAATGAGTTTCATGAGCAGTGTATCGAACGTATCTTTGTCGACCTAAAACGTTTTTGTCATTGCGCAAAACTCACGGTTTATGCACGCTACACA is a genomic window of Shewanella psychrophila containing:
- a CDS encoding flavodoxin; this encodes MKKVNLVFGTVYGNAQFVAETLLGVLKEESREVSLLMHDQLDGFVPPQDELLLVICSTTGQGDVPEDIQPWFENLKATAPYMPELKYGVIALGDSSYETFCGAGVKFDELLTECSAKRIGEVLKIDACETMEPEVEAKAWLQSWNALIDTEIVA
- a CDS encoding GNAT family N-acetyltransferase — translated: MATDNQILESYRAVYLTAEDLRVAASILYNAYHDDPFFIESFHSGDLSMYEQKLRGAIREELNELWQQEQTLIGLFEGERMLGVACIVSQQLPLGESRYWHWRLKMLISTGWQSTQALIKKESCLLEHLPSPNCGILQFIAVSPIEQKKGLGSKLVQAVLSWCDEQPEMDGVGVFASEHKHAQLFSQYGFTVLETLFIGKVEGELLFYRGQDNE
- a CDS encoding DUF962 domain-containing protein, which codes for MNKGEPIRYQSFKEFYPFYLSQHKDPICRNLHYLGSILVLLIFFVSIFSGNYQLLILLPIVGYGCAWVGHFMFEKNRPATFQYPLYSFMADWVMLVQGVLQVFKR
- a CDS encoding YqcC family protein; protein product: MLYIKTTQKLQELEEELKRRSLWRQDTPSEEAMADTSPFSCEAMPFESWVQFIFIPKMHVLIANRQELPSNIAIAPMAHHVWSDIQARHTLIKIFDDLDKCLSEPR
- a CDS encoding PTS transporter subunit EIIC: MAAKLERINRYGNRCLRYISQHWFKFAQRLSQALLIPIAILPAAGVMIGLASNPLPFIPDAISLVMLTVGKLIFSMMPMLFAVAVSIGFCKDQGIAAFTAVFGFGVYLSSMAALAEVYGISTRMLWGVNTIDTGIAGGMLVGAVTCLAVKQSEKVRLPAVFSFFEGRRSAPLLMIPLCIALSYLLIHIWPSLSLQIERFSDWVVYQKPAQAFALYGTVERLLIPLGLHHIWNAPFYLEMGQFVKEGEVIRGEVARYLAGDPLAGNLAGGYLIKMWGLPAAAIAIWRCADKEQRNRVAGIMISAASASWLTGVTEPIEFAFMFVAPILFLLHALMTGLAYAVCISLDIHHSLVFSHGLVDFTLLFNNAKNSEWFLILGPITALIYYLVFRGSILLFNLKTPGRMEEEEQPKASLRTIINALGGADNILDLNACLTRLRISVKKPELVDKLRLEQLGAKGVVVVGNGIQVVYGTKAESLRRLLQRYIDTRS
- a CDS encoding Zn-ribbon-containing protein, with the translated sequence MHVVELRFECFDNTTITAAEKAINGLLEAYRANGQILGREFAVAFKDGEFNSRLLMPEKSSLAKRFSSPWVERALSELTDAKLLAPREKYIGQDINSEVSSSETPSWQLVYTSYVHMCSPVRNGDTLQPIPLYQLPATFNGDHKRIIRWQIEWQACDELQMAAATKAEFAALEELTSTSSDLFRRGWDLRGRIEHLTQIPTYYYLYRVGGGNLASEKARPCPRCGNKNWLLDEPLLDMFHFRCDSCRIVSNISWDHL
- the truC gene encoding tRNA pseudouridine(65) synthase TruC, producing the protein MTQSKQAEENIVGEETIEEVAPEIEILFEDDDIVAIHKPAGLLVHRSYLARRERFFAMQLTRDKVGCHVFPVHRLDRPTSGVLLFTKSSEMAKALCEQFAEKTVEKHYLAIVRGNMHEAATLDYPLKVELDDLGDKDVDPDKAAQDAVTSYQPLLNTEIPFASGRYASSRYALVKLSPYTGRKHQLRRHMAHLRHPILGDTTHGDGKQNKFFREHFSVNRLWLIAKQLTFNHPRTGERIVIEAELEQQWLDLFKGLGWEDEYLASDSSYLIV
- a CDS encoding DUF3549 family protein is translated as MTEITTLSQFLSTANTQFQVYDMGRRVQNIDIMAFHQFENLTSPYPYPIQGHAQFAIVFWDVSQQHYIWFLKLALDERGLLSPAPRTQFIKMIIEALGRDPAKELSEAEQQKLANHPFAFKPSAEKLAQFNALVRKQLNGKASPQYEYAYQYLSGQVSAEKWQQVGLQGIADICVRANELDHLQQLINSFDYSAIEVQIALCQCLEHLTLESSLADKVFEQLLSTDKQNKLYFLRALASNDELSQQAISYLQQQGLLNAEALITIAARNWTALKHEQTRTIFLEALAKQEQQFFNQVFADIVAIPSLRPQILAELRNPNRSPQLASAIGGLFKVIKS
- a CDS encoding DUF3301 domain-containing protein codes for the protein MMTDFLLIVALVVVAAFFWQLRQMAEISRIFAQRECQKQKIQLLAIAMESAKPSIGGSSGLTWKAKYLLEFSTDGINQYQAEIWMHGKKVQRVKWPIFPEPEWLDTPESRGSVGGSCGSKGSCNTGKCK
- the queF gene encoding NADPH-dependent 7-cyano-7-deazaguanine reductase QueF (Catalyzes the NADPH-dependent reduction of 7-cyano-7-deazaguanine (preQ0) to 7-aminomethyl-7-deazaguanine (preQ1) in queuosine biosynthesis) produces the protein MTQVHDPYTDAEALSGLTLGKATGYQSEYEASLLQGVPRKLNRDAIELNESLPFHGTDIWTGYELSWLNAKGKPVVAIAEFQLSFDSENLIESKSFKLYLNSFNQTKFDNLEQVQATLTQDLSNCAVGNVSVKVFEPKQFASQRIVELPGTCIDDLDIEVDDYKFNPQYLENSTDEKAVVAETLNSNLLKSNCLITSQPDWGSVMIRYQGPKIDREKLLRYLISFRQHNEFHEQCIERIFVDLKRFCHCAKLTVYARYTRRGGLDINPYRSDFETPPENHRLARQ
- the syd gene encoding SecY-interacting protein, yielding MSSLPALDNFLKIYQLTYLEKLGESPRYYPRGEESLCIEGEFDTNNYDESNEELTVCWKPVKREKPGSFTNVETALDIELGTEIDVFFGEYFSAPLLFNCEWGEGELLQVWNQTDFEYLQQNIIGHLMMKKKLKQAPTWFIGVLGDGDKMLTVDNSDGSIWIEIPGEAPSEKLTNSLNEFIAQLTPRVAPPELHIEESMTELDHPGILNRIKLMWRNLRGK
- a CDS encoding DUF3192 domain-containing protein, which gives rise to MKTNLIGLAFIGIASLSLSGCVLNIGDGETGWNGQEGWEETQDINRGNLARLSLGMSREQVTVLMGTADFNEAYIQTDKEVHVLFYRTQRTKGDGKTTKDECTPVVISNNAVVGWGNMAYKNI
- a CDS encoding DUF2789 domain-containing protein, translated to MDTTPQDLSHLFDQLGLDNSEQSIATFIANHTVPAHVLLCQADFWNDSQKSFLKEAIEEDAQWSELIDHLDAQLR